One stretch of Equus przewalskii isolate Varuska chromosome 9, EquPr2, whole genome shotgun sequence DNA includes these proteins:
- the MYBPC2 gene encoding myosin-binding protein C, fast-type: MPPRASWESLASLKGSPWGPTCPPQGPAGHSCGQRSGRRSADMPEAKPAAKKAPEKKDAAKPAPKEAPPKEAPAEPPKEAPPEDQSPTAEEPTGIFLKKPDSVSVENGKDTVIVAKVNGKELQGKPTFKWIKGKWLELGSKSGARFTFKESHDPASNVYTLELHIGKVVLGDRGDYRLEVKAKDFSDSCGFNIDVEAPRQDSSGQSLESFKRSGEGKMKDAGELDFSGLLRKREVVEEENKKKKKDDDDLGIPPEVWELLKGAKKSEYERIAFQYGITDLRGMLKRLKKAKVEVKKSAAFTKKLDPAYQVDKGNKIKLVVEISDPDLPLKWFKNGQEIKPSSKYVFENVGKKRILTINKCTLADDAAYEVVVKDEKCFTELFVREPPVLIITPLEDQQVFVGDRVEMSVEVSEEGAQVMWMKDGVEMTREDSYKAQYRFKKDGKRHILIYSEVTLEDKGRYRVMTNGGQCEADLIVEEKQLEVLQDIADLTVKASEQAEFKCEVSDEKVTGKWYKNGVEVRPSKRITISHIGRVHKLVIDDVRPEDEGDYMFVPDGYALSLSAKLNFLEIKVEYVPKQEPPKIHLDCSGKTSENAIVVVAGNKLRLDVSITGEPLPVATWLKEDQVFLATEGRVRIEQREGSSSFLIESAERGDEGRYTIKVTNPAGEDVASIFLRVVDVPDPPEAVRVTSVGEDWAVLVWEPPKYDGGQPLTGYLLERKKKGSQRWMKLNFEVFTELTYESTNMIEGVLYEMRVFAVNAIGVSQPSVNTKPFMPIAPTSEPQHLMVEDVTDTTTTLKWRPPDKIGAGGIDGYLVEYCVEGSDEWIPANTEPVERCGFTVKNLPTGAKIVFRVVGVNIAGRSQPATLTQPVTIREIVEQPKIRLPRHLRETYVRKVGEHLNLVIPFQGKPRPQVVWTKGGAPVDTSRVHVRTSDFDTVFFVREAARSDSGEYELSVQIENMKDTATIRIRVVEKAGPPEHVMVKEVWGTNALVEWQPPKDDGNSEITGYLVQKADKKTMEWFTVYEHNRHTCCTVSDLIMGNEYYFRVYSENFCGLSDLPGVSKNTARIVKTGITFKPFEYKEHDFRMAPKFLTPLPDRVVVAGYAAALNCAVRGHPKPKVVWMKNNMEIREDPKFLMTNYQGVLTLNIRRPSPFDAGTYSCRAVNELGEALAECKLEVRVPQ, translated from the exons ATGCCTCCCAGAGCCTCCTGGGAGTCTCTGGCCTCCTTAAAGGGCTCCCCCTGGGGGCCCACCTgtcctccccagggcccagcaggacACAGCTGCGGTCAGAGGAGCGGGAGGAGGTCCGCCGACATGCCTGAGGCAAAACCAG CGGCCAAAAAGGCCCCCGAAAAGAAAGATGCTGCCAAACCAGCTCCCAAGGAAGCCCCCCCCAAGGAGGCTCCTGCAGAGCCCCCCAAAG AAGCCCCTCCTGAGGACCAGTCTCCCACTGCTGAGGAGCCCACTGGCATTTTCCTGAAGAAACCAGACTCTGTGTCTGTGGAGAATG gaAAGGACACGGTGATCGTGGCCAAGGTGAACGGAAAGGAGCTCCAGGGCAAACCAACCTTCAAGTGGATCAAGGGGAAGTGGCTAGAGCTGGGCAGCAAGAGCGGGGCCCGATTCACCTTCAAGGAGTCCCACGACCCTGCCAGCAAT GTGTACACCTTGGAGCTGCACATTGGGAAGGTGGTCCTTGGGGACCGTGGGGATTACCGCCTGGAGGTCAAGGCCAAGGACTTCTCTGACAGCTGTGGCTTCAACATCGATGTGGAGG CACCCCGTCAGGACTCCTCTGGGCAGAGTCTAGAGAGTTTCAAGCGTTC GGGTGAAGGGAAGATGAAAGACGCGGGCGAGCTGGATTTCAGCGGCCTGTTGAGGAAAAG GGAGGTGGTTGAGGaggagaacaagaagaagaagaaagatgatgaTGACCTGGGCATCCCTCCTGAGGTTTGGGAGCTCCTGAAAGGGGCAAAGAAGAGCGAGTACGAGAGGATTGCCTTCCAGTACGGCATCACCGACCTCCGGGGCATGCTGAAGCGGCTCAAGAAGGCCAAGGTGGAGGTCAAGAAGAGCGCAG CCTTCACGAAGAAGCTGGATCCAGCCTACCAGGTGGACAAGGGCAACAAGATCAAGTTGGTGGTGGAGATCAGTGACCCAGACCTCCCCCTCAAGTGGTTCAAGAACGGCCAGGAGATCAAACCAAGCAGCAA GTACGTGTTTGAGAATGTGGGTAAGAAGCGGATTCTCACCATCAACAAGTGCACGCTGGCGGATGATGCTGCTTATGAGGTCGTCGTCAAAGACGAGAAGTGTTTCACCGAGCTCTTTGTCAGAG AACCTCCGGTCCTGATTATCACACCCCTCGAGGACCAGCAGGTGTTTGTGGGCGACCGGGTGGAAATGTCAGTGGAGGTGTCAGAAGAGGGTGCCCAGGTCATGTG GATGAAGGACGGCGTGGAAATGACGCGGGAGGATTCCTATAAGGCCCAGTACCGCTTCAAGAAGGATGGGAAGCGTCATATTCTCATCTACTCCGAGGTGACCCTGGAGGATAAGGGTCGCTACCGGGTCATGACCAACGGCGGCCAATGTGAGGCCGATCTCATCGTGGAAG AGAAACAGCTGGAGGTCCTGCAGGACATCGCGGATCTGACAGTGAAGGCCTCAGAACAGGCCGAGTTCAAGTGCGAGGTGTCGGATGAGAAGGTGACGGGCAAGTGGTACAAGAATGGGGTCGAGGTGCGGCCCAGCAAGAGGATCACCATCTCCCACATTGGGAG GGTCCACAAGTTGGTGATCGATGACGTCCGCCCTGAGGATGAAGGAGACTACATGTTTGTGCCCGATGGCTATGCCCTGTCCCTCTCGGCCAAGCTCAACTTCCTGG AAATCAAGGTGGAGTATGTCCCTAAGCAAG AGCCACCAAAGATCCACCTGGACTGCTCAGGGAAGACCTCAGAAAATGCGATTGTGGTTGTGGCTGGAAACAAGCTGAGGCTGGACGTGTCCATCACAGGGGAGCCCCTTCCCGTCGCCACCTGGCTGAAGGAGGATCAG GTGTTCTTGGCCACCGAGGGCAGGGTCCGCATCGAGCAGCGGGAGGGCAGCAGCAGCTTCCTGATCGAGAGTGCCGAGCGAGGGGACGAGGGCCGCTACACCATCAAGGTCACCAACCCGGCCGGCGAGGACGTGGCCTCCATCTTCTTGCGGGTTGTGG ATGTCCCAGACCCCCCAGAGGCTGTGCGTGTCACCTCGGTTGGAGAGGACTGGGCCGTTCTTGTCTGGGAGCCACCCAAGTATGACGGGGGGCAGCCGCTTACCG GGTACCTTCTGGAGCGGAAGAAGAAGGGCTCTCAGCGCTGGATGAAGCTGAACTTCGAGGTCTTCACGGAGTTGACTTACGAGTCCACCAACATGATCGAGGGTGTCCTCTACGAGATGCGCGTCTTCGCTGTCAACGCCATCGGCGTTTCCCAGCCCAGCGTCAACACCAAGCCCTTCATGCCCATTG CGCCCACGAGTGAACCCCAGCACCTGATGGTGGAGGATGTGACagacaccaccaccaccctcaagTGGAGGCCCCCGGATAAGATTGGGGCAGGTGGCATCGACGGCTACCTGGTGGAGTACTGCGTGGAGGGCT CCGACGAGTGGATCCCGGCCAACACGGAGCCCGTTGAGCGCTGTGGCTTCACCGTCAAGAACCTCCCCACGGGAGCGAAAATCGTCTTCCGGGTGGTTGGGGTCAACATCGCGGGGCGCAGCCAGCCGGCCACCCTGACCCAGCCGGTCACCATCCGGGAGATTGTGG AGCAACCCAAGATCCGGCTCCCGCGCCATCTCCGCGAGACTTACGTCCGCAAAGTGGGAGAGCATCTTAACCTCGTCATCCCCTTCCAG GGAAAGCCGCGGCCGCAGGTGGTGTGGACCAAGGGCGGGGCACCTGTGGACACCTCCCGCGTGCACGTGCGCACCAGTGACTTCGACACCGTGTTCTTCGTGCGCGAGGCGGCCCGCTCCGACTCGGGGGAGTACGAGCTGAGCGTGCAGATCGAGAACATGAAGGACACAGCCACCATCCGCATCCGGGTTGTGG AAAAGGCAGGCCCGCCGGAGCACGTGATGGTGAAGGAGGTGTGGGGCACCAACGCGCTGGTGGAGTGGCAGCCCCCCAAGGATGACGGGAACAGTGAGATCACGGGCTATTTAGTCCAGAAAGCCGACAAGAAAACCATG GAGTGGTTCACCGTCTATGAACACAACCGGCACACCTGCTGTACCGTGTCCGACCTCATCATGGGTAACGAGTACTATTTCCGCGTGTACAGCGAGAACTTCTGCGGTCTCAGCGACTTGCCGGGCGTGTCCAAGAACACGGCCCGGATCGTCAAGACAG gaatcACCTTCAAACCCTTTGAGTACAAGGAGCACGACTTCCGAATGGCCCCCAAGTTCCTGACGCCTCTGCCCGACCGCGTGGTCGTGGCTGGCTACGCCGCGGCTCTCAACTGCGCCGTCAGAGGCCACCCAAAG CCAAAGGTGGTCTGGATGAAGAACAACATGGAAATCCGCGAAGACCCAAAGTTCCTGATGACCAACTACCAGGGGGTCCTGACGCTGAACATCCGCCGCCCGTCCCCCTTCGACGCCGGGACTTACTCCTGCCGGGCGGTCAACGAGCTGGGGGAGGCGCTGGCTGAGTGCAAGCTGGAAGTCCGAG TGCCGCAGTGA